In Bacillota bacterium, one genomic interval encodes:
- a CDS encoding type II toxin-antitoxin system Phd/YefM family antitoxin → MEKIIGINEVRPKLSFIIESLDKPVIITVNSEPKSVLMRYDEYLRLSNAESEIKRLSLQLAVEKARSQSKDAGITEANIAEEIAEYRKSKRGNNQ, encoded by the coding sequence ATGGAGAAGATAATAGGAATTAATGAAGTGCGACCAAAGCTTTCTTTTATAATTGAATCCCTGGATAAGCCCGTAATAATAACGGTAAATTCTGAACCAAAATCTGTCCTTATGCGATACGACGAATACTTACGATTGTCAAACGCTGAATCAGAAATCAAACGGCTATCCTTACAACTGGCTGTTGAAAAAGCCAGAAGTCAGTCTAAAGACGCCGGCATTACTGAAGCAAATATTGCCGAAGAAATAGCTGAATACAGAAAATCTAAAAGAGGCAACAATCAATGA